A genomic window from Etheostoma spectabile isolate EspeVRDwgs_2016 chromosome 13, UIUC_Espe_1.0, whole genome shotgun sequence includes:
- the lrwd1 gene encoding leucine-rich repeat and WD repeat-containing protein 1 isoform X2, which translates to MEKITEKLLLERGSPKTNKLEQIKTLNLSKLGLKSQDLPVRLLSRLRYLERWDLSGNRLQELPKNLELPALRYLDLSDNQLEDVTALESLSNLEELKMEDNLYITVSDNYKLMVLLPKLRIHNGKDVSTTANHLRYVYTQNLRTRIIAVWEKSFCLPDPITAEKMSALEKNFVNTARQQVKFGPSSVSDFTKWRVENIAKEYLRSLSDPKKEPESKESTDVKENCVVLTPIKRKQTAPVDTSIRLTPRKILRTDLPASPVEASPRKSSLRKLQTLTQTSAVRMSPRKISQPPSTPTRGQTRPETPRRGAAKVRQTKEDDGAQKKQKNRTDADMLSTMNSSSKTQPVCLKPLHVLQCHSKQDSSEDFSTQLWACAFQPMPDFNGMGGGSRLVATCGGDSLCVIDCETGLVMKKYKVPGEEFFSLAWSTVLMSRGGGASAQHCSVLAAGGKRGLVKLIHPRNNVAYGEFRASRKALSVLRFNHHQGSFLFTGSYDNKIVMWDIGGVDSQYNYKVVQLLVLDISATPLHICLPPTSPSSHLLTACEDGLHCYNTQLGTNNTTKKRSEEMEITFPIYKKEDNYHDYHTIDGLSFLTDDIVASKNYMHGSIYLWSWSRTKAQRPDKKDGTVCAVVLAELQWANTEIPYLALNTCPGQAYIVCGDDKGRLWTYHVNDLQKNSFQTGKPILPTEVLEWPTPVRKGLGQVKGPCINSVAMDPELHYLVALSDKNMVIVWKRETSS; encoded by the exons ATGGAGAAAATAACAGAGAAACTGCTACTGGAGAGAGGATCTCCAAAAACCAACAAACTGGAGCAAATCAAAACACTGAA TCTATCTAAGCTTGGACTGAAGTCTCAGGACTTGCCAGTCAGGCTGCTGTCCCGACTGCGGTACTTGGAGCGGTGGGATCTCTCTGGGAACAGACTGCAGGAGTTGCCCAAGAACCTGGAGCTGCCCGCACTTCGCTACCTGGACCTCAGCGACAACCAGCTGGAGGATGTTACCGCTCTGGAGTCTCTTAGCAATCTGGAGGAGCTCAAGATGGAGGACAATCTTTATATCACT GTGAGTGATAACTACAAGCTGATGGTGTTGTTGCCCAAACTGAGGATTCACAACGGTAAAGATGTCAGCACGACTGCCAACCACCTGCGCTATGTCTACACTCAGAACTTGAGGACCAGG ATTATTGCAGTTTGGGAGAAGAGCTTCTGTCTTCCGGATCCCATCACAGCAGAGAAAATGTCGGCCTTGGagaaaaactttgtcaacacTGCTCGTCAACAAGTTAAATTTGGACCCAGTTCAGTCAGTGATTTCACCAAATGGAGG GTAGAGAATATCGCTAAGGAGTATCTGCGCTCTCTGTCGGATCCAAAGAAAGAACCAGAGAGCAAGGAGTCTACTGACGTTAAAGAGAACTGT GTTGTCTTGACGCCGATCAAGAGGAAACAAACCGCGCCAGTGGACACCAGCATCAGACTGACACCTCGCAAGATATTGCGCACAGATCTCCCAGCCTCCCCAGTTGAAGCCAGTCCTCGCAAATCCAGTCTGCGCAAACTTCAGACGCTAACCCAGACCAGTGCTGTCCGAATGAGCCCCCGCAAGATAAGTCAGCCTCCCTCCACCCCCACCAGAGGACAGACGAGGCCAGAGACCCCCAGGAGAGGTGCGGCAAAAGTGCGGCAAACCAAAGAGGACGATGGAGCtcagaaaaaacagaagaataGAACAGACGCTGACATGTTGTCCACAATGAACAGCTCCAGCAAGACACAG CCAGTGTGTCTGAAGCCTCTCCACGTCCTCCAGTGCCACAGTAAACAGGACAGCTCGGAGGACTTCTCTACCCAGCTGTGGGCCTGTGCTTTCCAACCAATGCCAGATTTCAATG GCATGGGTGGAGGAAGCCGTCTGGTTGCTACCTGTGGTGGAGACTCTCTCTGCGTGATTGACTGTGAAACCGGGCTGGTGATGAAGAAGTACAAAGTTCCTGGCGAG GAGTTCTTCTCCCTGGCCTGGTCCACAGTGTTGATGTCCCGGGGAGGCGGGGCCTCGGCTCAACACTGCAGCGTTCTGGCAGCCGGAGGGAAGAGAGGACTCGTCAAACTCATCCACCCCAGAAACAACGTGGCCTACGGGGAGTTCCGAGCCAGCCGCAAGGCGCTGTCCGTCCTGCGCTTCAACCACCACCAGGGAAGCTTCCTCTTCA CGGGATCATATGATAACAAGATTGTGATGTGGGACATTGGTGGAGTGGACAGCCAGTACAACTACAAAGTTGT TCAGCTGCTGGTGTTGGATATCAGCGCCACTCCTCTACACATCTGCCTCCCCCCCACTTCCCCCAGCTCACACCTACTGACTGCCTGTGAGGACGGCCTGCACTGCTATAACACACAACTCGGCACCAACAACACCACAAAGAA aagGTCTGAGGAGATGGAGATAACTTTCCCCATATACAAGAAGGAAGACAATTACCATGATTACCACACCATTGATGGCCTAAGTTTTCTTACAGATGACATAGTGG CCTCCAAGAACTACATGCATGGTTCCATATACTTGTGGAGCTGGAGCAGAACCAAGGCTCAGCGGCCTGACAAGAAGGACGGGACAGTTTGTGCTGTGGTTCTGGCTGAGCTGCAGTGGGCCAACACTGAGATTCCCTACCTGGCTCTCAACACATGCCCTG GCCAAGCCTACATAGTGTGTGGTGATGACAAAGGCCGGCTATGGACATACCACGTCAACGACTTGCagaaaaacagtttccagactGGAAAACCCATACTGCCCACTGAG GTGTTGGAATGGCCGACCCCGGTAAGAAAGGGCCTCGGCCAGGTGAAGGGCCCCTGCATCAACAGTGTAGCAATGGACCCTGAGCTCCACTACCTGGTGGCCCttagtgacaaaaacatggtgaTCGTGTGGAAGAGAGAAACGTCCTCCTGA
- the lrwd1 gene encoding leucine-rich repeat and WD repeat-containing protein 1 isoform X1: protein MEKITEKLLLERGSPKTNKLEQIKTLNLSKLGLKSQDLPVRLLSRLRYLERWDLSGNRLQELPKNLELPALRYLDLSDNQLEDVTALESLSNLEELKMEDNLYITVSDNYKLMVLLPKLRIHNGKDVSTTANHLRYVYTQNLRTRIIAVWEKSFCLPDPITAEKMSALEKNFVNTARQQVKFGPSSVSDFTKWRVENIAKEYLRSLSDPKKEPESKESTDVKENCVVLTPIKRKQTAPVDTSIRLTPRKILRTDLPASPVEASPRKSSLRKLQTLTQTSAVRMSPRKISQPPSTPTRGQTRPETPRRGAAKVRQTKEDDGAQKKQKNRTDADMLSTMNSSSKTQQPVCLKPLHVLQCHSKQDSSEDFSTQLWACAFQPMPDFNGMGGGSRLVATCGGDSLCVIDCETGLVMKKYKVPGEEFFSLAWSTVLMSRGGGASAQHCSVLAAGGKRGLVKLIHPRNNVAYGEFRASRKALSVLRFNHHQGSFLFTGSYDNKIVMWDIGGVDSQYNYKVVQLLVLDISATPLHICLPPTSPSSHLLTACEDGLHCYNTQLGTNNTTKKRSEEMEITFPIYKKEDNYHDYHTIDGLSFLTDDIVASKNYMHGSIYLWSWSRTKAQRPDKKDGTVCAVVLAELQWANTEIPYLALNTCPGQAYIVCGDDKGRLWTYHVNDLQKNSFQTGKPILPTEVLEWPTPVRKGLGQVKGPCINSVAMDPELHYLVALSDKNMVIVWKRETSS, encoded by the exons ATGGAGAAAATAACAGAGAAACTGCTACTGGAGAGAGGATCTCCAAAAACCAACAAACTGGAGCAAATCAAAACACTGAA TCTATCTAAGCTTGGACTGAAGTCTCAGGACTTGCCAGTCAGGCTGCTGTCCCGACTGCGGTACTTGGAGCGGTGGGATCTCTCTGGGAACAGACTGCAGGAGTTGCCCAAGAACCTGGAGCTGCCCGCACTTCGCTACCTGGACCTCAGCGACAACCAGCTGGAGGATGTTACCGCTCTGGAGTCTCTTAGCAATCTGGAGGAGCTCAAGATGGAGGACAATCTTTATATCACT GTGAGTGATAACTACAAGCTGATGGTGTTGTTGCCCAAACTGAGGATTCACAACGGTAAAGATGTCAGCACGACTGCCAACCACCTGCGCTATGTCTACACTCAGAACTTGAGGACCAGG ATTATTGCAGTTTGGGAGAAGAGCTTCTGTCTTCCGGATCCCATCACAGCAGAGAAAATGTCGGCCTTGGagaaaaactttgtcaacacTGCTCGTCAACAAGTTAAATTTGGACCCAGTTCAGTCAGTGATTTCACCAAATGGAGG GTAGAGAATATCGCTAAGGAGTATCTGCGCTCTCTGTCGGATCCAAAGAAAGAACCAGAGAGCAAGGAGTCTACTGACGTTAAAGAGAACTGT GTTGTCTTGACGCCGATCAAGAGGAAACAAACCGCGCCAGTGGACACCAGCATCAGACTGACACCTCGCAAGATATTGCGCACAGATCTCCCAGCCTCCCCAGTTGAAGCCAGTCCTCGCAAATCCAGTCTGCGCAAACTTCAGACGCTAACCCAGACCAGTGCTGTCCGAATGAGCCCCCGCAAGATAAGTCAGCCTCCCTCCACCCCCACCAGAGGACAGACGAGGCCAGAGACCCCCAGGAGAGGTGCGGCAAAAGTGCGGCAAACCAAAGAGGACGATGGAGCtcagaaaaaacagaagaataGAACAGACGCTGACATGTTGTCCACAATGAACAGCTCCAGCAAGACACAG CAGCCAGTGTGTCTGAAGCCTCTCCACGTCCTCCAGTGCCACAGTAAACAGGACAGCTCGGAGGACTTCTCTACCCAGCTGTGGGCCTGTGCTTTCCAACCAATGCCAGATTTCAATG GCATGGGTGGAGGAAGCCGTCTGGTTGCTACCTGTGGTGGAGACTCTCTCTGCGTGATTGACTGTGAAACCGGGCTGGTGATGAAGAAGTACAAAGTTCCTGGCGAG GAGTTCTTCTCCCTGGCCTGGTCCACAGTGTTGATGTCCCGGGGAGGCGGGGCCTCGGCTCAACACTGCAGCGTTCTGGCAGCCGGAGGGAAGAGAGGACTCGTCAAACTCATCCACCCCAGAAACAACGTGGCCTACGGGGAGTTCCGAGCCAGCCGCAAGGCGCTGTCCGTCCTGCGCTTCAACCACCACCAGGGAAGCTTCCTCTTCA CGGGATCATATGATAACAAGATTGTGATGTGGGACATTGGTGGAGTGGACAGCCAGTACAACTACAAAGTTGT TCAGCTGCTGGTGTTGGATATCAGCGCCACTCCTCTACACATCTGCCTCCCCCCCACTTCCCCCAGCTCACACCTACTGACTGCCTGTGAGGACGGCCTGCACTGCTATAACACACAACTCGGCACCAACAACACCACAAAGAA aagGTCTGAGGAGATGGAGATAACTTTCCCCATATACAAGAAGGAAGACAATTACCATGATTACCACACCATTGATGGCCTAAGTTTTCTTACAGATGACATAGTGG CCTCCAAGAACTACATGCATGGTTCCATATACTTGTGGAGCTGGAGCAGAACCAAGGCTCAGCGGCCTGACAAGAAGGACGGGACAGTTTGTGCTGTGGTTCTGGCTGAGCTGCAGTGGGCCAACACTGAGATTCCCTACCTGGCTCTCAACACATGCCCTG GCCAAGCCTACATAGTGTGTGGTGATGACAAAGGCCGGCTATGGACATACCACGTCAACGACTTGCagaaaaacagtttccagactGGAAAACCCATACTGCCCACTGAG GTGTTGGAATGGCCGACCCCGGTAAGAAAGGGCCTCGGCCAGGTGAAGGGCCCCTGCATCAACAGTGTAGCAATGGACCCTGAGCTCCACTACCTGGTGGCCCttagtgacaaaaacatggtgaTCGTGTGGAAGAGAGAAACGTCCTCCTGA
- the lrwd1 gene encoding leucine-rich repeat and WD repeat-containing protein 1 isoform X3 has product MEKITEKLLLERGSPKTNKLEQIKTLNLSKLGLKSQDLPVRLLSRLRYLERWDLSGNRLQELPKNLELPALRYLDLSDNQLEDVTALESLSNLEELKMEDNLYITVSDNYKLMVLLPKLRIHNGKDVSTTANHLRYVYTQNLRTRIIAVWEKSFCLPDPITAEKMSALEKNFVNTARQQVKFGPSSVSDFTKWRVENIAKEYLRSLSDPKKEPESKESTDVKENCVVLTPIKRKQTAPVDTSIRLTPRKILRTDLPASPVEASPRKSSLRKLQTLTQTSAVRMSPRKISQPPSTPTRGQTRPETPRRGAAKVRQTKEDDGAQKKQKNRTDADMLSTMNSSSKTQQPVCLKPLHVLQCHSKQDSSEDFSTQLWACAFQPMPDFNGMGGGSRLVATCGGDSLCVIDCETGLVMKKYKVPGEEFFSLAWSTVLMSRGGGASAQHCSVLAAGGKRGLVKLIHPRNNVAYGEFRASRKALSVLRFNHHQGSFLFTGSYDNKIVMWDIGGVDSQYNYKVVQLLVLDISATPLHICLPPTSPSSHLLTACEDGLHCYNTQLGTNNTTKKSEEMEITFPIYKKEDNYHDYHTIDGLSFLTDDIVASKNYMHGSIYLWSWSRTKAQRPDKKDGTVCAVVLAELQWANTEIPYLALNTCPGQAYIVCGDDKGRLWTYHVNDLQKNSFQTGKPILPTEVLEWPTPVRKGLGQVKGPCINSVAMDPELHYLVALSDKNMVIVWKRETSS; this is encoded by the exons ATGGAGAAAATAACAGAGAAACTGCTACTGGAGAGAGGATCTCCAAAAACCAACAAACTGGAGCAAATCAAAACACTGAA TCTATCTAAGCTTGGACTGAAGTCTCAGGACTTGCCAGTCAGGCTGCTGTCCCGACTGCGGTACTTGGAGCGGTGGGATCTCTCTGGGAACAGACTGCAGGAGTTGCCCAAGAACCTGGAGCTGCCCGCACTTCGCTACCTGGACCTCAGCGACAACCAGCTGGAGGATGTTACCGCTCTGGAGTCTCTTAGCAATCTGGAGGAGCTCAAGATGGAGGACAATCTTTATATCACT GTGAGTGATAACTACAAGCTGATGGTGTTGTTGCCCAAACTGAGGATTCACAACGGTAAAGATGTCAGCACGACTGCCAACCACCTGCGCTATGTCTACACTCAGAACTTGAGGACCAGG ATTATTGCAGTTTGGGAGAAGAGCTTCTGTCTTCCGGATCCCATCACAGCAGAGAAAATGTCGGCCTTGGagaaaaactttgtcaacacTGCTCGTCAACAAGTTAAATTTGGACCCAGTTCAGTCAGTGATTTCACCAAATGGAGG GTAGAGAATATCGCTAAGGAGTATCTGCGCTCTCTGTCGGATCCAAAGAAAGAACCAGAGAGCAAGGAGTCTACTGACGTTAAAGAGAACTGT GTTGTCTTGACGCCGATCAAGAGGAAACAAACCGCGCCAGTGGACACCAGCATCAGACTGACACCTCGCAAGATATTGCGCACAGATCTCCCAGCCTCCCCAGTTGAAGCCAGTCCTCGCAAATCCAGTCTGCGCAAACTTCAGACGCTAACCCAGACCAGTGCTGTCCGAATGAGCCCCCGCAAGATAAGTCAGCCTCCCTCCACCCCCACCAGAGGACAGACGAGGCCAGAGACCCCCAGGAGAGGTGCGGCAAAAGTGCGGCAAACCAAAGAGGACGATGGAGCtcagaaaaaacagaagaataGAACAGACGCTGACATGTTGTCCACAATGAACAGCTCCAGCAAGACACAG CAGCCAGTGTGTCTGAAGCCTCTCCACGTCCTCCAGTGCCACAGTAAACAGGACAGCTCGGAGGACTTCTCTACCCAGCTGTGGGCCTGTGCTTTCCAACCAATGCCAGATTTCAATG GCATGGGTGGAGGAAGCCGTCTGGTTGCTACCTGTGGTGGAGACTCTCTCTGCGTGATTGACTGTGAAACCGGGCTGGTGATGAAGAAGTACAAAGTTCCTGGCGAG GAGTTCTTCTCCCTGGCCTGGTCCACAGTGTTGATGTCCCGGGGAGGCGGGGCCTCGGCTCAACACTGCAGCGTTCTGGCAGCCGGAGGGAAGAGAGGACTCGTCAAACTCATCCACCCCAGAAACAACGTGGCCTACGGGGAGTTCCGAGCCAGCCGCAAGGCGCTGTCCGTCCTGCGCTTCAACCACCACCAGGGAAGCTTCCTCTTCA CGGGATCATATGATAACAAGATTGTGATGTGGGACATTGGTGGAGTGGACAGCCAGTACAACTACAAAGTTGT TCAGCTGCTGGTGTTGGATATCAGCGCCACTCCTCTACACATCTGCCTCCCCCCCACTTCCCCCAGCTCACACCTACTGACTGCCTGTGAGGACGGCCTGCACTGCTATAACACACAACTCGGCACCAACAACACCACAAAGAA GTCTGAGGAGATGGAGATAACTTTCCCCATATACAAGAAGGAAGACAATTACCATGATTACCACACCATTGATGGCCTAAGTTTTCTTACAGATGACATAGTGG CCTCCAAGAACTACATGCATGGTTCCATATACTTGTGGAGCTGGAGCAGAACCAAGGCTCAGCGGCCTGACAAGAAGGACGGGACAGTTTGTGCTGTGGTTCTGGCTGAGCTGCAGTGGGCCAACACTGAGATTCCCTACCTGGCTCTCAACACATGCCCTG GCCAAGCCTACATAGTGTGTGGTGATGACAAAGGCCGGCTATGGACATACCACGTCAACGACTTGCagaaaaacagtttccagactGGAAAACCCATACTGCCCACTGAG GTGTTGGAATGGCCGACCCCGGTAAGAAAGGGCCTCGGCCAGGTGAAGGGCCCCTGCATCAACAGTGTAGCAATGGACCCTGAGCTCCACTACCTGGTGGCCCttagtgacaaaaacatggtgaTCGTGTGGAAGAGAGAAACGTCCTCCTGA
- the alkbh4 gene encoding alpha-ketoglutarate-dependent dioxygenase alkB homolog 4 codes for MAPESSDGVTSCSCKGIRRCLKCEKLKGKGQLETNEPKIVHHLLYDPETGLAIHKDAKATSFPFPGVFLRENFISEEEEKNLISTIDQDVWNESQSGRRKQDFGPKVNFKKRKVRVGGFSGLPALSQKLVLRMQQEPCLAGFQPVEQCNLDYHPQRGSAIDPHLDDSWLWGERLVTINMLSNTTLTMSLEQGLPELGLSEEVHVAVHLPRRSLVVLYGEARHRWKHAIHRDDVHERRVCSTYRELSAEFLPGGAQAELGAQLLNISLSFQGTPI; via the exons ATGGCCCCTGAAAGCAGTGATGGCGTTACTTCGTGTTCTTGTAAAGGCATCCGGCGGTGTCTGAAGTGTGAAAAGTTAAAGGGGAAAGGACAACTGGAGACGAATGAACCGAAG ATTGTGCATCATTTGCTCTATGATCCTGAGACGGGACTTGCCATTCACAAAGACGCCAAGGCTACGTCCTTCCCCTTTCCTGGTGTCTTCCTGCGAGAGAACTTCATatcagaagaggaggagaaaaaccTGATAAGCACAATAGACCAGGATGTGTGGAATGAGTCCCAGTCTGGTCGAAGGAAACAG GACTTTGGTCCAAAAGTTAACTTCAAGAAAAGGAAAGTGCGTGTAGGTGGCTTCAGTGGACTGCCTGCTTTGAGCCAAAAACTAGTGCTCCGAATGCAGCAGGAGCCATGTCTAGCAGGCTTTCAACCAGTGGAGCAGTGCAATCTGGATTACCATCCTCAGCGAGGCTCCGCCATCGATCCGCACCTAGACGACTCCTGGCTGTGGGGGGAACGCCTGGTCACCATCAACATGTTATCGAACACTACGCTCACTATGTCCCTCGAACAGGGTCTGCCAGAGTTGGGACTGTCAGAGGAAGTCCATGTAGCTGTGCATCTTCCTCGCAGATCTTTAGTAGTGTTATACGGCGAGGCACGGCACAGATGGAAACATGCCATCCATAGGGACGATGTTCACGAGCGCAGAGTTTGCAGCACCTACAGAGAGCTGTCTGCGGAGTTTCTACCTGGAGGGGCGCAGGCAGAGCTGGGAGCTCAGCTGTTGAACATTTCTTTGAGCTTCCAGGGAACGCCAATATAG